The genomic DNA GGCTCGCCACCTTGGGAAACCCTTTCTTGACGACCTTTTCCGCAGCTTCTATCTGTGCGATCAGCGCTTTTTTGAGACCCTTTTGGATATCAAGAGTCTGAACTATCTTTTTCAATATTACCAACGACACCCCCGCGTTGTCGGCTGTATCAGGAGTCACCGTTATATCATTCGTTCCGTTCCCATCAATGTCCATATTCAAATTAATGGGCGTTAGTCCAGTATCTGTTGTTTGTACCGTGAGTGTCGCTATGGTGTGTTCGGCAACCGGGATATTTCTGATGGCCGTAGAGGCGACAAGTGTATCACCGCGCGCTTCGTCAATTTCGAGCGTAAAGGTGCCAAGATCCGTGCCTTTCAGGACGACGCGAATCGGTTCGCTTCCGTCCGCCCCAGCGTATTTCACTTCACCGGACTCCATGTAGTAGCTGTTCGGTATCGTCTTTTCATAGAGCCGGATATCTGAATCGGGATCAGAATTTTCTATCAAGCCCGTATGGCTGCCCAACGCATCGTAGAGATGAATGTCAACTGGCGAATGCAGGGTGAAATCTATGGTTGTGTCTGAGGATCCCTGTGTCGGCTCTGTTACGGTGATGTGTTTAGTGTTCTCTCCTTCTTCAGGGTGTTCTTTCCCCTGGATGATATTGACAATGAACTCCTGCAGATCATCTATTTCGAAGATGCTGCCGTGATCTCGATTTTTTCTAAGTCGAAGATTCTCTTTATTATGTTTTCTTATATTCACATAATACCGATCCACTCCCTCCATCATGAGCGCGCTGGGCAGCACGACCGTTCCATCGCCTTGTATAGTCATCGGTTTGACTGTTTTATCGAGCGAACTGAGAGAAGCGCAGAAGAGACCGCATGAATACGTGATATGCGAAATCGTCTTAACACCCCATCCGGCAACTTGCACTACCTGCATGTGCGGGGGCGGCGACCATATATCGAGCGTGTCGTTATGCGTGGCTATAGCCCGCGAGAGAAGGTGCGGTTTGAGCACGTTGGGGTATTCGGCATCTTCCTTGTCAGGTTCTTGTCGCGTTCCTTCATCGCCTAAGAGGAATTTGTAAAGTTCTTCAGAAGAGGAAATATGTGCACCCGCGCGATTCACAAGCGCACCAAGTTTGCTGACACTTTCATCGAAGTTGATGACTGGCGTATGCACGATGTCGAAATACTTTTCTGACGGCAGAAGATCATACGCGCTTATCATGTTTTCCGCGGCCTCGCGCGCACGTTCTTCGTCCATGAGGAAACCGATATCATCAAAAGGCAGCTGCGCAGACTCGGCGTGCAGAAGCGCCTCAATCGCTTTCGGCGTGCCTAGCTGTGGCGGAGCAACCATGACGAGACGGTCAATATGATTGTAAAGATCGTGGTAAGGGTGATTTTCGTTTGCAATCTGAGTCAGAAGCGTTTTAGCGATCAAGCCGCCCATGCTATGCGTAATAATGGTGACATTGCCGCTTTTCGAAGATACAATAAGTTTTTTTATCTCTTCGAGGAGATAGGGCGTTTCAGTGACTCCACTGTTGTAATTGACATTTTCTCCGTCCACGATACCGCTTCGTATGAGGTGTTCGAAATCAAGGCGCCAATCGTAGGGAAGGGCTTTCCACTCGTTGATGATTCCGTCATCGTCATCTGCTAATTCATCCATGAACTTTTTAAATTTTTCATAGAAATTTGCCTGCAATACTCCGGTCGGGTCTGGAATAATATTGGCTTCGTCAATGATGTCGCGGGTATAAATACTTTTATCCAGACTTTCTCCTGTGGTAGAAGATGTATATAATTTTTCCACGTCAAAATTTCGATTTGGTTCCCACAGTTGATTTTCGAAAATTTCTTTTTTGTAGAGTCTGCTACCTTGAATACCAGGAAGAAACGCCACATTCGAGTAGCCTGTTTCGAATGTGAGTTCTCCGGTTGCGGGTAATCGCGATGACTCCTCGCCGTCGCTGGTTTCAAAATGGTATTGGTAATGCCCTTTGGGGAAGGTATCGGTGCGGACGTATTGTTCTCCGTTGGTGTAATTGCCATCGCGCAGCGAGATAGGTATGGTTTCGGCAGTGTCAGGCTGCAGGAAGCTAAGGATGGCTCCGGTGCCGTCGTCTCTGGAGATTGCCACATACGGCGGCGGATCATTGTCGGCGTCGGTGTAAATTATCTTAAATACGAGCGGGGTAACATCCGCCGTGCCCTTGTCCGGATTGATACCGTCGGTTCCATAACCGCTCTCGGCAGAGAATGAAAGGATGGGCGCGTGATTCGAGGGGAGCGCGGGGGTGAGGGTAAAGGTGAAGGGGCCATCCACCCATGGTTGGCCAAGATACCGCCAGTGTTCACCGTCCGTGGCTTGGAAATAGTATTCGTAGTTAGCGGCGTACGGAAATCCCGCTGGTACGGTTACGGTAAATTGCTCGCCGTCCGTATAATCTCCATTGTGGAGGAGAGGGAAAACGGGATCGGGAGCGGTGTCGCGGTGCAGGCGCAGTTCAGTAAAGAAAAATGGGTAACTTTCGGTGGTGCTGACGAATAGTTTGATCGCTTCTTCCGTTTCATCGTCGTCATGCGCGAGCGCGGCAGGGATGAAATCGTGGCGCGTCAGTACGGGCGCTGCGATGACCGGAGGATGGTTGTCCGGATGGGTGTAAACCATGGAAAAGGTGAGCGGGGTATTGGCAGGCGCGGTGTCAAGATTAATTGCGTCCGTACCGTCAAACCCTTCGGCGGGAGAGAAGGCGAGCGTGGGAGGGTGCGCAGGAAAAAACGCCCTTGCCGGATCGACCGGATTGGGAAGAATGGAAGCAATCGCCCAGGCCGTAACAGTGCCTATGAGAAGTAAGGAAATGCGTTTGAGAATTGAGAAGTGCATGAGGGTAAGGATAATCCCTCCAAGTATGCCATTACCGTATCACGCGGACGGAATTGCGCAAGTGGATATATTTTCTGTTTGTTTTCTTGTCCCCCGATCAGGTGAGGACAGCGTCTGGATCCCCGATCAAGTCGGGGATGACAGGTGGAGAGCGCGGGAATGACAAAACAAAAACACCCCGTAAAAGGGGTGTTAAAAATCAAAACTCCAAGGGCGAGATTCGAATCCCAAACCAATCCGCCGCAATTTCTCTGGCTCCGAGACCGGGATTCGAACCCGGAACCAACTGCTTAACAGGCAGCTGCTCTACCATTGAGCTATCTCGGACGGTTAGCCAGAGAATTTGGGCGGACTGCTCTACCTCCGCCAGCTGGCGGAGAGCTACCTCGGATTATTGTTCATTGTGAAAGAACCATTTTGTCTTTATTCTTCTTGCATCTTTTTGTGCCGCGCCATCTGTGCGGCATAGGAGAACGCGTAGAAATATTTCTGCCAAAGCTCGTCAGTTGAGCCGTACTGGTTTTCTCCCACAAAATAATCAGCGAGCGCTTCCCGCACGCGCGCCACTTCTTTCAAGCGCGGATACATTCTATTGCGGGGATCTTGCAGTGTCAAATCAAGAAGTTCGAGCGCCCTGTCAAAGGCGAGGGCGCTATACTCCCCATTTCCTTTTTTTCTCCAGCTGATGGTCCGTTCCACTTCGCTGCCCACGTTCGCAAGCTGTTCCATGAATGGCAGCTCAAACCACCTGCCATTGGCCAATTGTTGATGCTGGAATGTCATAATTTCACTAAATCCCGCACCACCTCACATATTTTTTTTTGCAGTTCAGCGTTATCAACCCCGCGGCTCCGGTTATCCTGCCAGGGGCGTATATTAATCATCGAGTCAAATTCTATCCATTCCTCTCCCTCCGCCTCAGGTTGCAAATTGATGCCCCACAGATCTTTTTGCGCTGAACCGTTTTGTAACATGAACGCTTCCTCATCCGCATGCAAATCTCCCCCCACCGCCATAATTCTCTTCTCAATATCCACCACTGCCTTCACCAAATTTCCATAGAAACCCTTCGCCATATCCCGGAGCTCTGCGATAGTAATATGATCGTTCACAATTTGCATAATTCGTTTGATTAGTAATCCTTCAATTTTGCCATACCGGCGTGCGCCTCGATTTTTTCCAAAGCCTTCGCTTCGATCTGCCGAATGCGCTCCCTTGTCACGCCGAACTCCTGCCCCACTTCTTCCAGAGTGTGCGCGATGCCGTCCACCAGGCCGAAGCGCATTTCCAGGATCTTCTGTTCGCGCGGCGAGAGCCCTGAAATAATTTGCCGCACGTGGTCGCGCAGGAGCTGCAGGGCGGCCGCCTGGGAAGGGGTGACGGTTTTGACATCCTCTATGAAATCGCCGAGCTTTGATTCATCCTCCCCTTCATCCCCCACCGAGGTCTCGAGCGACACGGTATCCTGCGATATCTGGATGATGTGGCGGATTTTGGCGACCTCTTCGCCCATTTCCGCGGCGATCTCTTCAGGGAGCGGCTCTCTTCCAAGATCCTGGATGAGCTGCCGCTCCACTTGCTGGAACTTATTTATAGTCTCCACCATGTGCACGGGAATACGGATCGTGCGCGACTGGTCTGCCAAGGCCCTGGTGATAGCCTGCCGGATCCACCACGTGGCATAGGTGGAGAATTTATAGCCCTTGCGGTAATCAAATTTTTCAACCGCCCTAAAAAGCCCGATATTCCCCTCCTGAATAAGATCAAGAAGTGTTAAGCCCCCGCGCCCCACGAATTTTTTCGCAATGGATACCACGAGCCGAAGATTCGCTTCGACGAGCCGCTTGGTCGCTTCCCGTTCGCCCCGCTCTTTCCTCTTGGCAAGGTTCAGTTCCTCTTCCTGGACAAGGAGCGGCACTTTCCCTATCTCCCGAAGGTACATCTGGATCGAATCAGAAGAAATGTCGGAAAGGTCAAGCCGCTTCTGGTCGGCAGAGAGCCCTACTTCGCGCAGGATCTTTTGGCGCTCCTCAGGCTTCGCGAGTATCCCTAAATCCCTTTCAATCACCTGGATGCCTGCATGTTCAAGCTGGTCAATCGTCTCCTCAAATAGGTCAAGGTATTCCTCAAGCCGGGGAAAGGCGTACAGGAGCTCCATTTCAGTCACGAAACCGCGGGACCGCGCTTTCATGACCACCTGCGCTATGTCCGGTTTAAGATCTACGCGCGGCGCCTCTGCCGCAGCGCGCGGCTTGCGGACCGGCACATTCCTTTGCATCCGTGCACGGAACGCGCGGTGCTTGGGCCTGCGGATGAGCCTCTTTTGGTGTTTCATCTTTGTGCGTGAAGGATGTTTCATGCGTTGAAGAGAAAAAAATTCTGTAACTACTGACTTAGTCCTTATAGCGAAGGAATACCAATTTTTCGAGGACTTATGCCTGTTTCAGACAGGCATAAGCGTTCAAGCTGCTAAATCGCGTCCGCAGAAAAATTGTGTATTCCTGAGCGGGAAAAACCTGTGAGCAGATACAATCTTTAATGCAAAACGCTTCAATGCCGCGGGCTGACGCCCGCCGCAGTGAGTACAAAGGGGTAAACCCCGTTACCATGGGCTTGAGGTCCATGACATTGGTCGTCATTCCCCTTTTGGGTTGATGTACATTCATCTACGGTCTCAACGACTCTGTAACGCTCTAGTAACGGGGTAAATCAAAATTCAAGCTCGGCAAGCGCTTGCGTGAGCACGGTGAATTCCCTGCTCAGCGCGTCAAGCTCGGCAGTGTCCTTAGCTGCCGTTGTAGGCAAATTTTTTTGTTCGCGCTCCCGGATAATCCGCGAGAGCGCTTCCACACGCTCTTTCAGCACGAGCCGCTTCAGCGACCGTGCCAGATGAGTGATTTCTTGGAGAAGCTCCGAATCGCTTCTTCCTTGATACTCGAGGTCCCCGCGGGTGGCGAGGATTTGGACGTTTCTGTGAAGCTCTGGTAGAGACGCTTCAATCGTCGCAATGAGATGTTCGCTGGTGTGGATTCTTGACTCACTGTACCAAGAAGTGAGCATCTTGTAAAGCGCCTGATGCGGCTCCGGCACATACTCATGGGCAATGATCTGGACCGCATGCGGTATCATGGGAGGCGTAGTGAGCAAAAGCGAAAGCATGCGCTCCGTCAAACTCTGCGCAGGAAGAAAGGGCACTGCTTCCTTCACGGGCGCCGCGGCGGCGCGCGTGCCCTGCGATGAGGAGACAGCTTTGGCAAGCGCTTCGCGCAATGCCTGTTCTGACACACGCAGTTCTTCAGACATGCGCTTTACATAATGGTCGCGCTCAATCGGGTCCGCGAGCTTGAGAAGGTAAGGAAGCAGTGCGCCGGCAACCGCCTTTTTATCCTGTACGGTATCTCCAGGATGCTCTAGGCGGGCTTGCGTAAATAAATATTCAAGGATCGGCTGGCTTGCATTAACCGCCCCGATAAACGCTTCCTTGTCTTTCCGCACCACTTCATCAGGGTCTTTGCCTTTATTCTTAGGCAATCGGGCTAATTTTACCGTGAAGCCGGCTGCCCAGGCGAGTTCGAGCCCGCGCAGCGCCGCGCCTTTTCCGCCCGCATCGACATCGAAACACAACACGAGCGTGTCCGTGACGCGCTTGAGAAGGATGAGTTGCAGCTCCTCGAGATTAAATGAAGTTCCTGACGAGGCTATGGTATTGCGGATACCCGCCTGCCATAAGGAAGTAACATCCATTTGCCCCTCCACCACCAGCGCAAACCCTTGTGCGCGTATGTCCTGTTTGGCTTTATCGAGACCGAAAAGTACCGCACGTTTGTGATACAGCAGGGTTTCGGGCGTGTTCACGTACTTGCCCCCTTCCTCCTTATTTTCTTTGAGCTGCCTGCCGGTAAACCCAACGATGGCGCCATGGTGGTCCCGCAGAGGAAACATAATCCTGTCGCGGAAACGGTCGTAGACACCGCGCTCTCTCCCCGGCAAGGCCATACCCGCGTTTACCATCTCCTGGTCGCGATATCCTTTCGCGCGCAAAAAGCGCGTGAGCTCTTCCCAACCCTGCGGCGCGTAGCCTAAGAGCCATTCCTCGAGCGTGTCAGGGATAAGACCGCGTGTTTCTTTTAAATAACGCAGGGCTTCTGCGCCTCGCGCGGTCTGCAGCTGAACCGCAAACCACTGCGCGGACGCGGAAAGGAGCTCCCTCATCCTCTGCCGCTCACTCTTAAGCTGCGGATCCTCCCGTTTCAATTCAACATTCGCTTTTTTCGCGAGGATCTCCAACGCTTCCGGAAATTCAATATTCTCGATCTTCTGGATAAACGTAAACATGTCTCCCCCAAGATTACACCCGAAACAATGCCACATCTGCCTTCCCCGGTGCACCATGAATGAAGGGGTTTTTTCATGATGAAACGGGCACAAACCTTTGAGGTTTGCACCTGCCATCTTCAGCGGCACGTATTCTTGGATAATATCCACGATATCCAGCCGCGATTTGATGTCATCGACAGGAGAGAACATAATAAGTGAAAAATCCCAATGTCAAAATCCCAATGTCAAATGAAATCCCAATAACCAATATCAAATTTGACATTTGAAAT from Patescibacteria group bacterium includes the following:
- the dnaG gene encoding DNA primase, whose amino-acid sequence is MFSPVDDIKSRLDIVDIIQEYVPLKMAGANLKGLCPFHHEKTPSFMVHRGRQMWHCFGCNLGGDMFTFIQKIENIEFPEALEILAKKANVELKREDPQLKSERQRMRELLSASAQWFAVQLQTARGAEALRYLKETRGLIPDTLEEWLLGYAPQGWEELTRFLRAKGYRDQEMVNAGMALPGRERGVYDRFRDRIMFPLRDHHGAIVGFTGRQLKENKEEGGKYVNTPETLLYHKRAVLFGLDKAKQDIRAQGFALVVEGQMDVTSLWQAGIRNTIASSGTSFNLEELQLILLKRVTDTLVLCFDVDAGGKGAALRGLELAWAAGFTVKLARLPKNKGKDPDEVVRKDKEAFIGAVNASQPILEYLFTQARLEHPGDTVQDKKAVAGALLPYLLKLADPIERDHYVKRMSEELRVSEQALREALAKAVSSSQGTRAAAAPVKEAVPFLPAQSLTERMLSLLLTTPPMIPHAVQIIAHEYVPEPHQALYKMLTSWYSESRIHTSEHLIATIEASLPELHRNVQILATRGDLEYQGRSDSELLQEITHLARSLKRLVLKERVEALSRIIREREQKNLPTTAAKDTAELDALSREFTVLTQALAELEF
- a CDS encoding alpha/beta hydrolase encodes the protein MHFSILKRISLLLIGTVTAWAIASILPNPVDPARAFFPAHPPTLAFSPAEGFDGTDAINLDTAPANTPLTFSMVYTHPDNHPPVIAAPVLTRHDFIPAALAHDDDETEEAIKLFVSTTESYPFFFTELRLHRDTAPDPVFPLLHNGDYTDGEQFTVTVPAGFPYAANYEYYFQATDGEHWRYLGQPWVDGPFTFTLTPALPSNHAPILSFSAESGYGTDGINPDKGTADVTPLVFKIIYTDADNDPPPYVAISRDDGTGAILSFLQPDTAETIPISLRDGNYTNGEQYVRTDTFPKGHYQYHFETSDGEESSRLPATGELTFETGYSNVAFLPGIQGSRLYKKEIFENQLWEPNRNFDVEKLYTSSTTGESLDKSIYTRDIIDEANIIPDPTGVLQANFYEKFKKFMDELADDDDGIINEWKALPYDWRLDFEHLIRSGIVDGENVNYNSGVTETPYLLEEIKKLIVSSKSGNVTIITHSMGGLIAKTLLTQIANENHPYHDLYNHIDRLVMVAPPQLGTPKAIEALLHAESAQLPFDDIGFLMDEERAREAAENMISAYDLLPSEKYFDIVHTPVINFDESVSKLGALVNRAGAHISSSEELYKFLLGDEGTRQEPDKEDAEYPNVLKPHLLSRAIATHNDTLDIWSPPPHMQVVQVAGWGVKTISHITYSCGLFCASLSSLDKTVKPMTIQGDGTVVLPSALMMEGVDRYYVNIRKHNKENLRLRKNRDHGSIFEIDDLQEFIVNIIQGKEHPEEGENTKHITVTEPTQGSSDTTIDFTLHSPVDIHLYDALGSHTGLIENSDPDSDIRLYEKTIPNSYYMESGEVKYAGADGSEPIRVVLKGTDLGTFTLEIDEARGDTLVASTAIRNIPVAEHTIATLTVQTTDTGLTPINLNMDIDGNGTNDITVTPDTADNAGVSLVILKKIVQTLDIQKGLKKALIAQIEAAEKVVKKGFPKVASQILKTMTTQLTHFPTFLISPEDATRLIKIIDEIRGRLVQ
- a CDS encoding sigma-70 family RNA polymerase sigma factor; the protein is MKHPSRTKMKHQKRLIRRPKHRAFRARMQRNVPVRKPRAAAEAPRVDLKPDIAQVVMKARSRGFVTEMELLYAFPRLEEYLDLFEETIDQLEHAGIQVIERDLGILAKPEERQKILREVGLSADQKRLDLSDISSDSIQMYLREIGKVPLLVQEEELNLAKRKERGEREATKRLVEANLRLVVSIAKKFVGRGGLTLLDLIQEGNIGLFRAVEKFDYRKGYKFSTYATWWIRQAITRALADQSRTIRIPVHMVETINKFQQVERQLIQDLGREPLPEEIAAEMGEEVAKIRHIIQISQDTVSLETSVGDEGEDESKLGDFIEDVKTVTPSQAAALQLLRDHVRQIISGLSPREQKILEMRFGLVDGIAHTLEEVGQEFGVTRERIRQIEAKALEKIEAHAGMAKLKDY
- a CDS encoding DUF5674 family protein, producing MQIVNDHITIAELRDMAKGFYGNLVKAVVDIEKRIMAVGGDLHADEEAFMLQNGSAQKDLWGINLQPEAEGEEWIEFDSMINIRPWQDNRSRGVDNAELQKKICEVVRDLVKL